In Methanosarcina barkeri MS, a single window of DNA contains:
- a CDS encoding oligosaccharide flippase family protein — protein MVKNYSLAKDGISVFGTQMLTLIISFVSGVLLARWLGPAGRGAFTALLVYPAILISLLSLGMRQATVYYLGKQKYSESDIVGVTLLLLISSSIIGVLTSVAIISYTKNPDYNLMLILLASLTIPADLTINYFTGILIGKQQINKFNKVMYLVPIINFVLITFLVFFIKLDILGAVLATLIAKIVLAIYALLSINSEYSLKICWKSEIITKMVSIGFIYAFSLFILNLNYRVDIIILERLSNVTEIGQYTIGVGFAELLWQLPTAFGLVIFAYSANSKNSNKFSQDIAKMVRIIFPVVLIGSVFLYFASGYIIPFLYGEEYIPSIRMLKILLPGIVMMSFFKIINMDLAGRGKPDITIKLFLPAVLINIVLNIILIPDFGGCGAAFASTISYTLASVSILYYYMKITQLSLSDIFICKKSDINFILGLIHVSPIKR, from the coding sequence ATGGTAAAGAACTACAGTTTGGCAAAAGATGGCATATCTGTTTTTGGCACTCAGATGTTGACATTAATTATAAGTTTCGTATCGGGAGTACTACTTGCGAGATGGCTTGGACCTGCGGGAAGAGGGGCCTTTACGGCTCTTTTAGTTTATCCTGCAATCTTGATTAGCCTTTTAAGTCTGGGAATGCGCCAGGCAACTGTTTATTATCTTGGTAAACAAAAGTATTCAGAGTCAGACATTGTAGGTGTAACATTATTATTACTTATTTCATCGAGCATAATTGGAGTTTTAACTTCAGTTGCAATAATTTCGTACACTAAAAATCCAGATTATAACCTAATGTTAATATTACTTGCGTCACTAACAATCCCTGCAGATCTGACTATAAATTACTTTACTGGGATTTTAATCGGCAAACAACAAATAAATAAATTTAACAAAGTAATGTATTTGGTACCTATAATTAATTTTGTACTCATTACTTTTTTAGTATTTTTTATCAAATTAGATATATTAGGCGCAGTTTTAGCCACACTGATTGCCAAAATTGTGCTTGCTATATACGCCTTGTTATCGATTAATAGTGAATATTCTTTAAAGATATGCTGGAAATCCGAAATAATTACAAAAATGGTTTCTATAGGATTTATTTATGCTTTTTCATTGTTTATCTTGAATCTTAATTATAGAGTAGACATAATCATACTTGAACGCTTAAGTAATGTTACAGAAATAGGTCAATATACAATAGGAGTTGGTTTTGCTGAATTATTATGGCAGCTGCCGACGGCTTTTGGACTAGTTATTTTTGCATATAGTGCAAACTCAAAAAATTCAAATAAATTTTCTCAAGATATTGCAAAAATGGTAAGAATCATTTTCCCTGTTGTCCTTATCGGGTCAGTGTTCTTATATTTTGCAAGTGGATATATAATTCCTTTTTTGTATGGAGAAGAATATATTCCAAGTATCAGAATGCTAAAAATATTGTTACCTGGAATAGTTATGATGAGTTTTTTTAAAATTATTAATATGGATCTGGCTGGTCGAGGGAAACCTGATATTACTATAAAACTATTTTTACCAGCTGTTTTAATCAATATTGTGCTTAATATAATTTTAATACCAGATTTTGGAGGCTGCGGTGCTGCTTTTGCTTCAACCATTAGTTATACGCTTGCATCAGTATCTATTTTGTATTACTATATGAAAATTACTCAATTAAGTTTAAGTGATATATTTATTTGTAAAAAAAGTGATATCAATTTTATTTTAGGATTGATTCACGTGTCACCGATTAAACGTTAG
- a CDS encoding glycosyltransferase family protein: MKVLYLISTMDPHSGRGGHYYSLRTTAEEISKKLDCAIVVIGKRESPVINQSKVKVYNLIYEKISVIKVMKDLKNIIDIECPQVIHSFDEDTFFFGSLISNISKKPYIHTKCGGPNSRIAFPKVNNLILFSQEDVRFYQSSRRFKKTNLFFIPNRIREIPSDFSRIKNIKLSADCNESKVFLIISRLEEYKKNDILQAIDLVKKLNYDGIKTKLIIIGALQDVNVGKEIKKNMDNNIYLFTDDEYTINASQLIDVADFVIGGGRSFMEAALKGKIMLCPLKNSNYPLLITEENFQSAFDQNFSSRLTIDNFDPDDNYKQIFQALVNEEYANNITSFIKRVSSKNFEISSQLNRYCKIYNEAKYKMHLSIFDILTQYFRMVYCNKLIPKLKTT; encoded by the coding sequence ATGAAAGTGTTATACTTAATCTCGACAATGGATCCTCACTCGGGAAGGGGAGGGCATTATTATAGTTTAAGAACTACTGCTGAAGAAATTAGTAAAAAATTGGATTGTGCTATAGTTGTTATCGGAAAAAGAGAGTCGCCGGTTATAAATCAGTCAAAAGTAAAGGTATATAATTTGATCTATGAAAAAATAAGTGTTATTAAAGTAATGAAAGATCTGAAAAACATTATTGATATTGAGTGTCCTCAAGTTATTCACAGTTTTGATGAAGATACTTTCTTTTTTGGAAGTTTAATCAGTAATATTTCAAAAAAACCATATATTCATACGAAATGTGGAGGTCCAAATTCAAGGATAGCTTTTCCAAAAGTGAATAACTTAATATTGTTTTCTCAAGAAGACGTTAGGTTTTATCAGTCTTCAAGAAGATTTAAAAAAACAAATCTATTTTTTATTCCAAATAGAATCAGGGAAATTCCTTCAGATTTTTCAAGAATAAAAAACATAAAGTTATCAGCAGATTGCAATGAATCAAAAGTATTTCTAATAATTTCCAGGCTTGAAGAATACAAAAAGAACGACATACTACAGGCAATAGATCTTGTAAAAAAATTAAACTATGATGGGATAAAAACTAAGTTAATTATTATTGGAGCTCTCCAAGATGTAAATGTTGGTAAAGAAATAAAAAAGAATATGGATAATAATATTTACCTGTTCACAGATGACGAGTACACAATTAACGCGAGTCAGCTAATTGATGTTGCAGACTTTGTTATTGGTGGCGGAAGAAGCTTTATGGAGGCTGCATTGAAGGGGAAGATTATGCTATGCCCCTTAAAGAATTCAAATTATCCGTTATTAATTACAGAAGAAAATTTTCAAAGTGCTTTTGATCAAAACTTTTCAAGTAGATTAACTATTGATAATTTTGATCCAGATGATAATTATAAACAAATTTTTCAAGCGTTAGTCAATGAAGAATATGCAAATAATATTACTAGTTTTATAAAACGAGTTTCAAGTAAAAATTTTGAAATCAGCAGTCAGCTCAACAGATATTGCAAGATTTATAACGAAGCAAAATATAAAATGCATCTTAGTATATTCGACATATTAACTCAATATTTCAGAATGGTTTATTGCAATAAACTAATCCCAAAACTTAAAACTACTTGA